A stretch of the Candidatus Ozemobacteraceae bacterium genome encodes the following:
- a CDS encoding phosphatidylserine decarboxylase family protein: MRCPIHPEGFFFSGALTLLALVTSRCSRFLGTVFGVLAAFTIYFFRDPEREIPQGEGLIVSAADGTVVGIDDVPNAPFIDGPAKRVSIFLSIFNVHINRSPIDGRVAYRHYNPGKFLPANCDKASLDNEQNAIGIDDGGYRVLVRQIAGIIARRILCWVNPGDQVARGERFGLIRFGSRTEILMPPGAVVVVKVGDKVKGGETVIARRS, from the coding sequence ATGCGATGTCCCATTCACCCTGAGGGATTTTTCTTCAGCGGTGCGCTGACCCTCCTCGCCCTGGTGACATCGCGCTGTTCCCGGTTTCTCGGGACGGTCTTCGGGGTGCTCGCCGCGTTCACGATCTACTTCTTCCGCGATCCCGAACGTGAAATTCCCCAGGGGGAAGGCCTGATCGTCTCGGCCGCCGACGGAACGGTCGTCGGTATCGATGACGTTCCGAACGCGCCGTTCATCGACGGACCTGCCAAACGGGTAAGTATATTTCTGTCGATATTCAATGTGCATATCAATCGCTCTCCGATCGACGGGCGGGTTGCCTATCGCCATTACAACCCGGGAAAATTCCTCCCGGCGAACTGTGACAAGGCGTCCCTCGACAACGAGCAGAACGCGATCGGGATCGATGACGGAGGCTACCGCGTCCTCGTTCGGCAGATTGCCGGAATCATCGCCCGCCGCATCCTCTGCTGGGTGAATCCGGGCGACCAGGTCGCGCGCGGCGAGAGGTTCGGACTCATCCGGTTCGGCTCCCGCACCGAAATTCTCATGCCGCCTGGCGCCGTTGTGGTCGTGAAGGTCGGCGACAAGGTCAAGGGAGGCGAAACTGTCATCGCCCGCCGTTCCTGA